AAGGCcgatttgttctcctggcagtccgacAGTCTTTGCCCAACCCTAACTCACACCCACCCACCATGTCCGCTCTCAAAATACAACAAAAGTGCTAAGATTATACTAGCTACCAGCAAATTCCCATGTATGACAGTACTGGTAGCATGGTTTCAAAGTCTTAATGTAAAACATCAGATCTATACTCTCAAATCTAGCAAGATGGGCAGTGGTCCAGGGCACATCGTGGTAAGATGTCCAGTCAGTTATGGCCAAATCCTACTCCCATACTCTGGCCCTTACAGATAAGTATCCAGGTAGCATTTCTGTAGTAATCAcgtatgtggggtgtgtgtgtgtgtaaccagcTCATTCGATGAACCTGTATTTAACTGCCAATTATATATAAAACACTGCCAAGTTCCAAACACACAAGAGGAATAAATTACGCTCTGTGAGCAGTTAGCAGATATCTAGATTGAACTGTGTCCCCCTAAAatgtgtgttgtaaatcctattcTCTCTATGCCTGTGGCTTAAAGAACCACTgggcttgctaaccacaaggtcagcagttcaaactaccagctgcttagaTGCTTGGAGAtacagatgaggttttctattcctgtaaagatgtactgcctcagaaacccaataggGCACCTCTAACCTGTTCCATAAGGTCACTGAGTTGTAACCCACTGAGTTTGTCAAATGCCACCTGGGAATGTGTTGTCTGTGTTAACGATAATTATGCAAGATTAGTAGAAAGTGGTTTTTGCATCCATCTCTTCTGAGTGATAAAAAGGCTACACATAAGCTAGCACAGAGAAAGGACGCGCACACGGCGACAGCTCAGGGGCAGAGGCTCAGATGAGACCGGGCCCTTCCTTCAGAGGGAGCACAGTGAGAAAGCCCTGCAATTTCCCCATCAGGTTGGACCTCTAGCCTCCCAATGGGAAGAcaatgcatgtgtgtgttgtaCAGTTTCCCACTCATGGTATTTATGttttagcagcactagataactagacAGCAAAGGAGGCACCAAGATATTGCTGTACATTGGAAAAATAGGATATCAACAAAACTTTGAATGAGATGTAAGGGGAGGCTTCAGAGAGAACATGACATCTGCACTGTGTCAAAAGAAGGCATTGTCTAGGCAAGTAAGAATGGCAGATTGGGCAGTCTGGGCAGAAAGAACAATAGGATCATAAATGAGAGAATATGACATCCAGGTAACTTCAAGATTCTAATTTGAATACAGGTGCTTCCTGAAGGGGAATGTACATGGAGACGTAATTAGGAGCCTGGTTTGAACCGCTTCATACACCAAGCTATTTTGACTTCCATCTTTATACTCATGGTCAGAACTTCTGGGTGTATCCAAATGAGGATTGCTTAAAAAGATAACCCTGAGGTTCAGGCATCTCCTCTCCCAAGAGCTTAACGTGGAAGAACCTAAGTGTTTTTATTATAAACTTTTCGCTGAATCTGATGGATACCAGTTCAAGAACTgctgcagacaacagaaaagcttttggattaaaaaaaaattaataactcCTTCCAGCAGCAGGATATAAATAAACCCATGGGAGAAAGTGACCAGAAGATGAAACACGGTAGCTGAGACAGAATTTTGGCGCCTGAACCAAGTGAGGGGTAGAGGCCAGACATTTGAAGAATAATAAATAAGTGGATGGGGGCTTGGTGACATTGAGTAGATGCCCACAACGAAGCCATTTCTGGATTTCGGAGCCAGGTGGCTATCAGAGATGATTTCAAAGCCATTTTAAGTCATTTTTCTAATGGCAAAATTCATTGTTTAAAAAATGCAACTTCTGACATATTTTTGCATACAGAAAGGCTAGGCCAGGAAAGCAGAAATCATAGGTGTGGTGGGGGTAGAGACCAAAACAGCCATTTGGTCAATTTTTTTTGGGAGGGGTGTCAATTGGAACTCAGGACACACGGGCTTCGGGCACTGGACCTTTTTCCTTGGAagggccctagtggcacagtggttacatgttgggttgctaactgaaaggtcagcagttcaaaaccaccacgggGTCTCAgcatccactagatggcagtgagtttgtttttgtttttcttcctttggAGAGGAAAAGCTAAGTACAACGTCACCATGCCTAAACCCACCATGCCTAAAGTGGCCCTCAAGGACTGGGTACAATTTGTccattggatttccaagacttaaGTCATTAGGAAGCAAGCTGCCcctatgaagtggctggtgggttcctaGCTGCTGTAACACCTGGGCTCCTTCCCTTGGGACGAGAACCTCCCATGGGCTTCCTGACCCCAGGGAAGTCATCTCCTTGATGGCAGGTTCCCCCCCCCCTACCACCACCCCAAAATTAACAAATAACAGAACAATCTTCAAACTAATCTGCAACACGTAATTCAGCCAGATACACACAAAAAGCACTAAAGAAATAAATggtgaatgatggcaacaaatgtacagatgtgcttgacaacaaatgtgcttgacacaatgggtggatgtacgggcccccaataaaatgattaaagaaaataaaaaaacggATTTTTACCCCCAAAATGAACGTAATTAATagtttgtatgtatatatataattgcaaatgtataataaatgaaattaaaatgttctccacaacaacaaaaaaaggaaagcaaaaatgGCCGGCAAGATTCTTTACCTCCGCCTTGCAGTTCCCCCGTCCGCGGCCCACTCCCGGGAACACGGCGGAAACCCGGTCTCGGCAGCCTTCAGCTCCAGACCGGCCTCCCTTGCCGCCCGCCAGGCAACGAACCGGGCACGGGATTCGGCGGCCCCCGGGCAGCCGCGGGCGGGCACTTTTACTCGCGTGTGTCTCGGGGAGGCATCCGTGACGGGGGAGCGCGTGCGCCCGAGGCTCGGACGCGCGTGTCCGGCACCGCGAGCCCGCGCGAGCCCCGCAGGGCCCGGCCCGGCAGCCCGGGCGTCACTCCCCCGCGGGCGTGGGTGCCCTGCGGCCAGGCCTCGGCGGCAGCCCCGCCCcacgccccgcgccccgcgccggAGGCCCGGCGCCACCCAGGCTCCAGGAAGCTCGCCGCCGGCTGAGGGCCCGCCGAGGAGGGCGGAAGTGGTCAGACCGACGTGTCTCGGGCTGTCCCCCGCGCGCCCGCAGGAGGAGTCTCCGCCGGAGCCGGGACGGCCGAGCTCGCGGGGCTCCGGAGGCGCACCGGGCCGCCGGCCGCAGAGGGCGTCCTCGGAGAGCACCTGGCCGGGCAGAGGACGGCGTCTTGTGGGGGCGGCCGCAGCCGCTGCCGTCAGGCACCGCGGCGGACAGCCCAGCGGCGGCCGGTCGTCGGGTCCTCGCAACCCGCCGCTGCCGCGCCGCTCTCGGGAAGACCCCGGCCGGAGCCCGAGGGCAGCTACGGGGTCCCAAAGGCCGCTGGCGCCGCCCCGGCCCGCCCTCCCCGCGCGGTGAGGACCCCGGGGCGGGGGCGCCCGGCGGCGTGCCGTTGCTGTGGGAACGGGCGGGGCCTGCACTCGcgggcccggggggggggggtcgcagGAAGTTGGAGCCCGGGGCGGAGGGGAGAAACCCGACGTGCAGGGAGCCGGGATGTGCCTCTGGAGGGCAGGTCGCAGAGGCCAGTGGGAGGACGTGCAGTCCGTGGTGGCAGCGCGGTGCACCTGACGTGGGTCGTCCGGAGTTGGTTCTGGTTTCCGTAACCGCTGCACTCCCCGTCCGCCCCAACAGGTCTCGCTGCTTTCAGGATGGCCGTCTCAAGGCACCCTCGAGGTTGGCGCTGTCCATGGTTGccagtcctgctgctgctgctgggcacTGGCCGTGGGCCAGGCGTGGAAGGCGTGACTCACTACAAGGCTGGCGACCCCGTCATTCTCTATGTGAACAAAGTGGGACCCTACCACAACCCGCAGGAGACTTACCACTACTATCAGCTTCCAGTCTGCTCCCCTGAGAAGATTCGTCACAAAAGCCTGAGCCTGGGTGAAGTCCTGGACGGGGATCGCATGGCGGAGTCTTTGTACAAGATCCGATTTCGGGAGAACGTGGAGAAGCGGATTCTGTGCCATCTGCAGCTCACTTCTGCACAGGTCAGCCTTCCCCCAGGGACAGTGCTGTACCGTCTCACAGGGTAGTTACGGTTTTCAGGCCACCTTGGTGGGAATTCTCTGAGTTGACCCTACTAGTACAACATTGAGTgtctgggaggtctggcaggattACTCAAGATGACTGGATAAAGAAACTGAGTTGTGGTAGCTTGGTTAAGATTACAGGGATAGTGAGTTGCAGAGATAAAAGAGCGCAGGGCTCCTCACTCCAAGGTCCCTCCCCTGGGCCCTTCCATACCCACCTCTTGACTTTCTTAACTGGGTACTTCTCTCTACTGAACCTGCCTCAGCCCTACTTTCTCTAGGAGAGTGTCCGTTAGCTTTAGTTCACAGCAGATTTTCTTAAACACCTtactttgcttgcttgtttttttaaagaaccgACACACCGGACCAGGTATGATATGATAATGCAATGGTCAAGAGGGAAAACTTTACCGCCCAATGGATATTTGACAAGATCTAGAAACATCTTTGTGACACAGGAGGGTGCGGGGCCAAGGCCAGGGTTGCTGCATCCTACAATACACAGGGCAGTTCCCACAGCAAAGGATTCCCTGGCCCAAGAGGGGCGGTAGTGCAGCAGTAGAGAAACCTCTCCCTGGGGAGGCCTTGTCTGACGCCTGACTTACTCTTTGTAGGTAGAACAGCTGCGCCAGGCCATTGAGGAACTCTACTACTTTGAATTTGTGGTTGACGACTTGCCAATCCGTGGCTTTGTGGGCTACATGGAGGAGAGCGGCTTCCTGCCACACAGCCACAAGATAGGACTCTGGACCCATTTGGACTTCCACCTGGAATTCCACAGGGATCAAATTATATTCGCCAATGTCTCCGTGCGGGATGTCAAGCCCCACAGCTTGGACGGGTTACGGACCGATGAGTTCCTAGGCCTCACCCACACTTACAGTGTGCACTGGTCTGAGACCTCTGTGGAGCATCGGAGTGACAGGCGCCGTGGGGATGATGCGGGCTTCTTTCCTCGAACACTGGAAATCCACTGGTTGTCCATCATCAACTCCATGGTGCTGGTATTTCTGCTGGTGGGTTTTGTGGCAGTCATTCTCATGCGTGTGCTTCGTAACGATCTGGCTCGATACAACCTGGATGAAGAGACCAGCTCTGGAGGCTCTGGCGATGACTTTGACCAGGGTGACAATGGCTGGAAAATTATCCATACAGATGTCTTCCGCTTCCCACCATACCGTGGCCTGCTCTGTGCTGTGCTTGGCGTGGGTGCCCAGTTCCTGGCCCTTGGCACTGGTGAGGTGATAAGAATTAACCAGGGATTTTTCTCAAGGGAAATTATTAGGTAGGTAGCCTATTCAGAAAAGGCCTGTGGATCTTCTCTTCTACCCAAGAGGAGGGGCAGACCTGAGGAGTGGGATTTTCTGGTTGAGTTGGGGGAACCGGCTTTGCTAGAAGCCGTGcgttggggaggaagggaggacctAACCTTCCACTACCACCCTGCAGGTATTATTGTCATGGCGCTGCTGGGCATGTTCAACGTGCACCGACACGGGGCCATTAACTCAGCAGCCATCTTGTTGTACGCCCTGACCTGTTGCATCTCCGGCTACGTGTCCAGTCACTTCTACCGGCAGATCGGAGGCGAGCGTTGGGTGTGGAACATCATTCTCACCACTAGCCTCTTCTCTGGTGAGGACTTCCCTCTTTCCTGGGTGGGTCACCTGGACTTAGGAACTTGGAGCATATCTTGTAACCCAAAGTAGAGGGAGGCTTTAAGGGAATGCATGAAGCTAGGTCAAAGAATACATCCAAAAGACAAGGAGGTATTCAGTTTAAATAGTTGAAAATTACTAAACCCTTGAAATGACCTAGGCATTGTATTGAACTTCAGACAGCCAAGGGGCTTACCTAAGATCATACTTCAGGTTTCAGACCCAGAACTTGTGTTCTCCACCACTATATTGAAATACTAAGCAGCTCTCTTGAATTTACTGATTTATCCTCCACTTTTATTTTGTAGTAGGGCAATCCCACTGCAGTCTTCTAAGCCAGCTTGCCTTTTCAAAGGCAGTAGTAGTCTACATCTAGAACCGTTGTTTTCAATTCTAAGTGTCTAATTTATATCCCATTAGGTTATATGTGAACCAGGACCTTCGGAAAACAGGCCCTTAATGCACAGGAATGTCTCAGGCTAGGAATTACAGGTCCCTGGGACCAGGTGTCACTCTTAGATCATCAGGTAGAAGCTGCATTGCTCCTGAATGACATGGGGTAGAGGAAGGGGTGTTGGTAAGATAAGAAACAGTAGGACATGAGTGGGAGCAGCTGAGGGCAGTGGGATCTGCCTGGCCATCCAGGAGCACCGATTGGCAGGTTGCTTCACCCCTGCTCCCTTCCAGTTCAGTCAGAGAGGGTGGTCCTAGGAAGTAGTTCTCAGTGCTGACCCTCCCTCCGGGGACACATCCCTGCAGTGCCCTTCTTCCTGACGTGGAGTGTGGTGAACTCAGTGCATTGGGCCAATGGTTCAACACAGGCGCTGCCGGCCACCACCATCCTGCTGCTGCTGACGGTGTGGCTGCTGGTGGGCTTTCCCCTCACGGTCATTGGCGGCATCTTTGGGAAGAACAACGCTAGCCCCTTTGACGCACCTTGTCGCACCAAGAACATCGCCCGAGAGATCCCACCCCAGCCCTGGTACAAGTCTACTCTCATCCACATGACCGTGGGGGGCTTCCTGCCTTTCAGGTATGCCCCTTTATTACACAGCATCACTCTCGGGCTGCTGCCTTCTTTTCTACCCTGAACCCTAACCCAATTCAGTGACAATGTCTGGTTCAGCTGTGACATTAAGGGGTCCTGGTAATTACATGGTTCCCTCTAGCCCCAGGCAGGACTGAGCTGGGATTGACTCAGATATGGGAGTGGTTCACTTTTAAAGCTCTCTAGAGCTACTGCTCCCTTCTCCGTCTCTCTGGTTTGACTCTTCGATCTGTAAACAtcataggtgggtgggtgggtggtttaAAGCAAATTATTCATTGGTGCCTCAACTTGTTTGTACCAGACataaaaatccaaaccaaactcactgccatcgaaccgATTCCTCCtttaccccatagggcagagaactgccctggtgggtttgaaattgtaaatctttacaggagttgaaagcctcatctttctcccttggagtgaccgatggttttaaactgctgaccttgtagttagcagcccaatgcctaacccagtatgccatcagggctcgtaCCAGACAGGTCGGACAGTGGAAAATGAGACAAGATCCCTGCTCTTAATCCAGCTCATAGGGCCCTGAACTTATTTGGTCTCCCattccttttcaggaaaaaaaaaattactcagtaccccaatatttttttttaaacttttgcattgtagtccataatccaggataaggtGTAAGTATCTGCTCGTTGGCAgtccctggatcattccagcatcCCTAAGGGCCGCATCAACCACTTTGGGAACATTGATCCAACTCCTATTTGGAAATACTAGGCAAAGGAATCCCCTATAAAGCCAGGAaattagggcagggaatggacTTTCTTTCCCCAGCGaccccgcacacacacacgaggagGCTGCGCTTGCTGGCTTGCCAGCCACGCCCAGCCGTCTTAACGCGGTGCACGTTTCTTGTGCCGGCAGCGCCATCTCCGTGGAGCTGTACTACATCTTCGCCACGGTCTGGGGCCGGGAGCAGTACACGCTGTACGGCGTCCTCTTCCTTGTCTTCGCCATCCTGCTGAGCGTGGGCGCCTGCATCGCCATTGCGCTCACCTACTTCCAGTTGTCCGGGGAAGACTACCGCTGGTGGTGGCGGTCCGTGCTGAGCGTCGGCTCCACCGGACTCTTCATCTTCCTCTACTCCGTTTTCTACTATGCCCGTCGCTCCAACATGTCGGGCGCGGTGCAGACCGTGGAGTTCTTCGGCTACTCCTTGCTCACGGGTTACGTCTTCTTCCTCATGCTGGGCACCATCTCCTTCTTTTCGTCCCTGAAGTTCATCCGTTACATCTACGTTAACCTGAAGATGGACTGAGTCCCGAGTGCGCGAACTGCTGTTCCTCGGCCCTTTCTGCCATGCCCCACTGGTCTCTGCCCAGCGTCTCCTGTCCAGTGGCGGCACTGTGTGATGGCCCGTCGCCTTCCCCTTCGTCCctagagggccagcaaaaaaaGTCCGGATTATCTGCCGACGATGTAGTCGGACTTCTAATTGCCATTAGGTTCGGTCcctatttttctttttacatatatcaaaataaaatttattaagaAAAAGGATCCTGTCGTTGGAGGGTTTGGTCGCGATCGAGGCACTGGGAGCCCTGCCTAGCAAGCACGGGGTGTGGGAACTAATCGCACGCGGAACCGACATTGTCAGGGCCCCGTTTCCGCGGCTAAACGGCAGCGCCTCACGGAAGTGCAGGAACCGGAACCCTGTGGGACGCGAACTGAGTTACCCGGGCGACGGGAGGAACGCAGAGCAAAGCCCTTTCCGCCGGAAGTCGGTGTCAGCGCCTCCACGTGCAGTGCCGGCTCCCTCCCGGCCCGGTAGGGGTGGCTCCACTGCTGCCATGGCGCCCACCGGCCTGGAGCAGATCCTGCGGGAGCTACTCCTGCCAGACACCCAGCGCATCCGGCGGGTACGGGGCAGGAAGGACCGGGCCGGGGCgggcgggagggggcggggaaggcCCGCCTCTGACCCTCAGCCTTCCCCCAGGCCACCGAGCAGCTTCAGATCGCTCTAAGGGACCCTGCCGCCCTGCCCGCGCTCTGCGACCTGCTGGCCTCGGCGACCGACCCCCAGGTGAGCGCGCCCCAGCGCGCCCCAGCGCCCGCCGCCTGCTCCTCGTGCCCCGAGCCTCACACTTGTTTCCCCCGCGTAGATCAGGCAGTTCGCGGCAGTGCTAACCCGCAGACGGCTGAGCACCCGCTGGCGGCGCCTGGCGACGGAGCCTCGGGAGAGGTGGGCGGGGCCtgaggggcggggccggggcagGCGGTACACTCCTAGGCCCACCTGTCCTCAACACCCGCCCCTTCGTCTTCCAGCCTCAAGTCCCTGGTCTTGACGTCCCTGCAGAGAGAGACGGAGTAAGTGCGTCTGCCTTCTGTCTGGATCCTGCCCGACTCCGGGCTGAGAGCAGTGACTGGGGGGGTGGTGGTAACAACATCAGTTCAAGACCAAGGGTAGAGGGAGGACCCATCTCAAAGCTGTATTGAAATAGAAAGTTCTTGAGGTTGGTCTGTGGTGACAGACCAAATGCGAGTCAGATGAATGGGATGGAAATACAACCTGAGAGTGAGCTCACCGGCTTAAAATCCCACTCACCCCAGCCTGCACCCCACTCTCTCATATGCCTGAACTTGGCAAAGACCCCGTGCCCACACCTCCTGAGCGGCCTTGCAGCATGTGCGGAGATTGTGATTGGAGGGTGATACGGGGATCGCTCCTGTTTGCAGGCATTCTGTGACCCTCAGCCTGGCCCAGCTGACAGCCACCATTTTCCGGAAGGAAGGCCTGGAGTCCTGGCCTCAGCTCATGCGGCTCCTTCAGCACAGCACCCAGAGCCCTCATCTCCCCGAGAGAGAGGTGCTTGCACGGTTGGCGGGAGGGAGGGACTGAAGGCTGGATAAACCAGGTAAGCTTCTCCCTTttggctcctgggcagaaggggCTTTTGTTGCTGAGTGTGGTGGTGGCCTCCCGGCCTGAAGCTTTCCAGCCCCACCACCGGGAGCTGCTTCGCCTTCTGAATGAGACCCTGGGTGCCGTGGGCTCCCCAGAGGTGCTCTTCTACTCCCTGCGCACCCTGACAGCCATGGCCCCCTACCTCGGCAGTGAGGATGTGGTGAGCCATGAACCCCTGCTTTCCCCATTTCACCATCCTTGGGCTGTCACACCCTCCCCCGGCAGGCTACAGAGCGGTGTGGTCATTTCCCTGCCTTTGAGGCTAGGCTATTGagaggggagatggggaggctGGTCTAGGTAGGGTGCCCGACCTCCTCCCCCCAAGTTCAGGCTGTGAGGAAGCTGCCAGCTTCCAGGACCTGAGGTTAGGTGGCACCGTGGTGTCTGATTCAGCTCATCCTGTGCCCTCCAGCCTCTCGCTCGGACATTGGTGCCCAAGCTCCTTGTGGCTGTGCAGACTCTGATTCCTGTAGACGAGGTGAGGACAGGTGGGCAGGGCTCTGTTGGGAGGAGTGCCCCTGCTGGAAAGGAAGCACCCAGCTCAATTTACAACGTCTTCCTTCCATCTGTCAGGCAAAGGCCTGTGAGGCCCTAGAGGCCCTTGATGAGCTACTGGAGTCAGAGGTGCCCATCATCACCCCCCACCTCTCTGAGGTCCTCACGTTCTGCCTGGCGGTGAGCCTGGGGTGGGCTTGCTCCTACTGTATACTCTGCTAGGTGTTTGCTTGCCTGTTTCTGATTCCCCTGAGTCTCTGGCCAGGTGGCAGGGAACGGAGCCTTGGGCAATGCCATACGCGTGCGGATTCTCTGCTGCCTCACTTTCTTGGTCAAAGTCAAGAGCAAGGTGAGAGCATGTCCTTGACCTCCATCCTCCACTACCATCACCATCGTGTCTCCAGGTCTCGTCTCACAGCTGGGCCTTTCTGTCCACTGTGGTTGTCCAAGCCTTGACCGGGAATCACTCTTGTGGCCTGGATGGCTGGatagatttagtgtgagcccatcTTGGCAGCCGTCTCCTAGGGTCAGTCTTCCGCCCTCCCTCTCCAGGCCTTACTGAAGAACCGACTGCTGCCATCCTTGCTGCACACCCTGTTCCCCATTATGGCTGCCGAGCCGCAGTCGGGCCAGCTGGATCCTGAGgaccaggattcagaagaggaagagcTGGAGCTTGGGCTGGTGGGAGAGACACCCAAGCACTTTGCCGTTCAGGTGGGACATGCCCCGGGGCCAGTATGGGAGGGGTTAGATTGCTGGGGCAAGTTGTGACATGCAGAGACGAGTCAGGCAAaacctcccctccactccctcaGGTCGTGGACATGCTGGCACTACACCTGCCCCCCGAGAAGCTCTGTCCCCAGCTGGTAAGTGCCGCTCTGCCTTGTGGCACCCTCATTAGCAAGCCAGCCTTGTCCCAAGGTTTGGGCCCAGTTGGTGTGAAGGGCCTGTTGCTACCAGACTGGCAACCTCTGGGTGGCGCTTCAGGAGAGGGCTTTGTGCCTCCTCAGATGCCCATGCTGGAAGCGGCCTTGCAGAGTGGCAGCCCATACCAGCGCAAGGCCGGGCTGCTGGTACTGGCTGTGCTGTCTGACGGAGCTGGCGACCATATCAGGCAGAGGTACGGGCTGCACCTGTTCCTGGCAGCGCTCAGCCGGTGATTAGCAGTGTCCTCCACGCTCTCGCACGTCCTGGGTTGGAGGACAGGGGTTGGCTCTCACCCTCAGAGGGAGAGCAAGCCAGCCAGGGCGCTCGGGTCTGACTCCACCCCCTGCTGCTGCCCCCATCCAGACTGCTGTACCCGCTGCTGCAGGTCGTCTGCAAGGGCCTGGAGGACCCGTCCCAAGTCGTGCGCAACGCTGCACTGTTTGCCCTGGGCCAGTTCTCTGAAAACCTGCAGGTCAGCCAGGCCGAGCAGGGCAGTCCCCAGCCAGCGTTCGGCTTGCTGTGCCTGCAGCCGAGCCTGACGCGCGTGCACCTCCTTTTCTGCCTCCCAGCCCCACATCAGCAGCTACTCAGGGGAGGTGATGCCACTGCTCCTTGCCTACCTGAAGTCGGTGCCACTGGGGCACACGCACCATCTAGCCAAGGCCTGCTATGCCCTGGAAAACTTCGTGGAGAACCTAGGTAGTGATGGAAGGCGTGCCGTGGAGGCTGGGAGCTGCCAGGGGTGCCGCTGCTCCTCTAGCCCCTGCCTGTGTGGGACGGGCAGGGCTGGTGGGGAGCCCTGCTGTGGCGGTGAGGAGGGAGCACTCTTTCTCACAGGGTCCAAGGTGCAGCCCTACCTTCCGGAGCTCATGGATTGCATGCTGCAGCCTCTGCGGAACCCCAACAGCCCTCGGGCCAAGGAACTGGCAGTGAGCGCCCTCGGGGCCATCGGTGAGGACAAGGAGGCTGGGGCACAGGGTTTGTCCAGACAGCCTGTGTAGGCCCCGGGCCCTGGCCAACCCcggttcttcccctccccctgcagCCACGGCTGCCCAGGCCTCTGTGCTGCCCTACTTCCCTGCAATCATGGAGTGCCTGCGGGAATTCCTCCTGACGGGCCAGGAGGACCTTCAGCCTGTGCAGATCCAGAGCCTGGGTGAGTGAGGGGCCAGGGGAGGGGCGCTCCCTTGGCGATCCGCAGGCACCTTCCTTCCCTGGGCCCTGCAGCTGCCCTGCCCACCTCCCGCTCAGCCACATGCCCCAGTGCTAACCAAGCCCTTGCCTCCCAGAGACACTTGGGGTGCTGGCGCGAGCCGTAGGGGAGCCCATGAGGCCCCTGGCTGAGGAGTGCTGccagctggggctgggcctgTGCGACCAGGTAGACGACCCTGATTTGCGGCGCTGCACGTGAGTGACCTGACTCCTCCCATGTGCCCGCCCACTGGGCcccccttcccaaccctcccCATCGCCCACCCCACACCCTGTTTCTCTGGTTCGGGGCCCTCGCCGGCAttcccccaccctgcccagcTATGGCACCCAGAACTGCAGTCTTCACCTGCCTCCACCAGGTACAGCCTGTTTGCAGCCTTATccgggctcatgggggagggcatGGCCCCCCACCTGCCCCAAATCACCACGCTCATGCTGGTGTCGCTGCGCTCCACCGAGGGCATCGTGGTgagtcagggactgagctgcaggtggGACAGGGCCAGCCTGGGTGAGCCGCCCCCAGCCCAGCTGAGCGGCTGCCCGGTGCGTCCTGCACGCAGCCCCAGTACGACGGCAGCAGCTCCTTCCTGCTGTTTGACGAGGAGAGTGacggcgaggaggaggaggaactcaTGGACGAAGATGGGGATGCGGACGCAGACTCGGACTCGGAGATCTCAGGGTACGAGGGCTACTGCTCGTTTCTGGTCGGGGATGCGACCCAATGCCGGTGCCTGATAGTTGCCGCCGCCTCCTCCCTGTAGGTACAGCGTGGAGAACGCCTTCTTTGACGAGAAGGAGGACACGTGTGCCGCCCTCGGGGAGATCGCGGTGAACGCCAGGTGAGTGGCGCCCCTCTTCTGGCCTAGGGCACC
This genomic stretch from Tenrec ecaudatus isolate mTenEca1 chromosome 14, mTenEca1.hap1, whole genome shotgun sequence harbors:
- the TM9SF1 gene encoding transmembrane 9 superfamily member 1; this translates as MAVSRHPRGWRCPWLPVLLLLLGTGRGPGVEGVTHYKAGDPVILYVNKVGPYHNPQETYHYYQLPVCSPEKIRHKSLSLGEVLDGDRMAESLYKIRFRENVEKRILCHLQLTSAQVEQLRQAIEELYYFEFVVDDLPIRGFVGYMEESGFLPHSHKIGLWTHLDFHLEFHRDQIIFANVSVRDVKPHSLDGLRTDEFLGLTHTYSVHWSETSVEHRSDRRRGDDAGFFPRTLEIHWLSIINSMVLVFLLVGFVAVILMRVLRNDLARYNLDEETSSGGSGDDFDQGDNGWKIIHTDVFRFPPYRGLLCAVLGVGAQFLALGTGIIVMALLGMFNVHRHGAINSAAILLYALTCCISGYVSSHFYRQIGGERWVWNIILTTSLFSVPFFLTWSVVNSVHWANGSTQALPATTILLLLTVWLLVGFPLTVIGGIFGKNNASPFDAPCRTKNIAREIPPQPWYKSTLIHMTVGGFLPFSAISVELYYIFATVWGREQYTLYGVLFLVFAILLSVGACIAIALTYFQLSGEDYRWWWRSVLSVGSTGLFIFLYSVFYYARRSNMSGAVQTVEFFGYSLLTGYVFFLMLGTISFFSSLKFIRYIYVNLKMD